A window of Streptomyces sp. Je 1-332 genomic DNA:
CCTCGCCCGGATGTCCCCTGCCGCACTCGCCGAGCAGCTGACCCGGGCCGAGCCCGACGCCGTGGTCAACTGTGTGGGCGCGGTCGGCGGCAGCACGCTGGCCCTCGCCGAGGTCAACTCCCGCGGTCCGGCCGCCCTCTGCGAGGCCATGCGGGCGGCGGCGCCCGCCGCGCGCCTCGTTCACATCGGCTCGGCGGCCGAGTACGGGCCGACCGGCATCGGCGAGCGGACCACGGAGGAGGCCGCCGCCCGCCCGGTCGCCCCGTACGGAGCCACGAAACTGGCCGGCACCCTGGCAGTCCTCGACGCGGAGCTCGACGCGCTCGTGCTGCGGGTCACGAACCCGGTGGGGCCGAGGGCTCCCCGGGCCGGACTGCCGGGGCGGCTCACCGCGGAGCTCGGCCGTGCGGTGGCCCGGACTCCGCACGCCACCGTGCGGGTCGGCGACCTGTCCGCGTACCGGGACTTCGTCGACGTACGCGACGTGGCGCACGCCGTCGCGCTCGCGGTGACCTCGCCGGGGCGGCTGCCGGGCCTGCTCAACATCGGCAGCGGCCGTGGCGTGCCGGTGCGCGACCTGGTGCACGGCCTGGTCCGCGCCGCGGGTTTCACCGGCCGCGTGGAGGAGTCGCTCGGCAAGGTGGGCCGGTCGGTCGCCGTGCCCT
This region includes:
- a CDS encoding NAD(P)-dependent oxidoreductase; protein product: MRILVLGSTGYLGGHIAERLHALPDVRLLHGGRAPSDDLRIDLARMSPAALAEQLTRAEPDAVVNCVGAVGGSTLALAEVNSRGPAALCEAMRAAAPAARLVHIGSAAEYGPTGIGERTTEEAAARPVAPYGATKLAGTLAVLDAELDALVLRVTNPVGPRAPRAGLPGRLTAELGRAVARTPHATVRVGDLSAYRDFVDVRDVAHAVALAVTSPGRLPGLLNIGSGRGVPVRDLVHGLVRAAGFTGRVEESLGKVGRSVAVPWQCADIGAATRELGWTPEHSLRDSVTALWAADGAPPSRPEGTGPGGPCLAPAGGDPR